A stretch of Capricornis sumatraensis isolate serow.1 chromosome 10, serow.2, whole genome shotgun sequence DNA encodes these proteins:
- the ABHD5 gene encoding 1-acylglycerol-3-phosphate O-acyltransferase ABHD5 gives MAAEEEEVDSADPSERSGWLTGWLPTWCPTSTSHLKEAEEKILKCVPCTYKKGPVRISNGNKIWTLRLSHNISNKTPLVLLHGFGGGLGLWALNFGDLCTNRPVCAFDLLGFGRSSRPRFDSDAEEVENQFVESIEEWRCALGLDKMILLGHNLGGFLAAAYSLKYPSRVSHLILVEPWGFPERPDLADQERPIPVWIRALGAALTPFNPLAGLRIAGPFGLSLVQRLRPDFKRKYSSMFEDDTVTEYIYHCNVQTPSGETAFKNMTIPYGWAKRPMLQRIGKMHPDIPVSVIFGARSCIDGNSGTSIQSLRPQSYVKTIAILGAGHYVYADQPEDFNQKVKEICDSVD, from the exons GTCAGGATGGCTAACTGGTTGGCTTCCCACATGGTGCCCTACATCAACCTCACACCTTAAAGAAGctgaagagaaaattttaaaat GTGTCCCCTGCACATACAAAAAAGGACCTGTTCGTATatctaatggaaataaaatatggaCGCTGAGGCTCTCTCATAATATTTCAAATAAGACTCCACTTGTCCTCCTCCATGGTTTTGGAGGAGGTCTTGGACTCTGGGCACTGAATTTTGGCGATCTTTGCACCAATAGACCTGTCTGTGCTTTTGACCTGCTGGGCTTTGGACGAAGTAGTCGACCCAGATTTGACAGCGATGCGGAAGAAGTGGAGAATCAGTTTGTGGAATCCATTGAAGAGTGGCGATGTGCCCTTGGACTGGACAAAATGATCTTGCTTGGACACAACCTAGGTGGGTTCCTGGCTGCTGCTTACTCACTGAAGTACCCATCCAG GGTTAGTCATCTCATTTTAGTGGAGCCTTGGGGTTTTCCTGAACGACCAGACCTTGCTGATCAAGAGAGACCAATTCCAGTTTGGATCAGAGCCTTGGGAGCAGCGTTGACTCCCTTTAACCCTTTAGCTGGCCTCAGGATTGCAGGGCCCTTTG GTTTAAGTCTAGTACAGCGTTTGAGGCCTGATTTCAAACGGAAGTATTCTTCAATGTTTGAAGATGATACAGTGACAGAATACATCTACCACTGTAATGTCCAGACTCCGAG tGGTGAGACTGCATTCAAAAACATGACTATCCCTTACGGATGGGCAAAAAGGCCAATGCTCCAGCGAATTGGCAAAATGCACCCTGACATTCCAGTTTCCGTGATCTTTGGCGCCCGATCCTGCATAGATGGCAATTCTGGCACCAGCATCCAGTCACTACGACCACAGTCATACGTGAAGACGATA GCCATTCTCGGAGCAGGCCATTACGTGTATGCAGATCAGCCGGAAGACTTCAACCAGAAAGTGAAGGAGATCTGTGACAGCGTGGACTGA